A single Anatilimnocola floriformis DNA region contains:
- the modA gene encoding molybdate ABC transporter substrate-binding protein, which yields MPKSVHPLTRFVVLLLCGALAACDGAKPVANPAPAPANNSASASAAVAGEVLVSAAASTKELMEALSTSYSQDAAVTIKVNAGPSSGLANQIIEGAPADLFLSASREWATKVQEAGVAERAKELLTNKLVLIVPKGNPAQVKTPQDLLSDQVKKISLAGEKVPAGKYADQALTKLGLVEKLTADQKIARAQDVRGALSFVERGEAEAGIVYSTDVKVAPNVEVVHEFDPALHDEIVYVLVLLKHGAKNPAAVSFFEYLEADRAEPIYSQAGFSRIK from the coding sequence ATGCCAAAATCAGTTCATCCGCTAACGCGGTTTGTCGTGCTGTTATTGTGCGGAGCGCTAGCGGCTTGCGACGGCGCAAAGCCGGTCGCAAATCCAGCTCCGGCTCCTGCGAATAACTCCGCATCGGCATCGGCTGCGGTTGCCGGCGAAGTGCTGGTCTCGGCCGCGGCCAGCACCAAGGAACTGATGGAAGCGCTAAGCACCAGCTATTCGCAGGATGCAGCCGTCACGATCAAGGTGAACGCGGGACCTTCGAGTGGCCTGGCGAATCAGATCATTGAGGGAGCTCCCGCCGATTTGTTTTTGAGTGCGAGTCGCGAATGGGCGACCAAGGTGCAAGAAGCGGGCGTTGCTGAGCGAGCCAAAGAACTCCTCACGAACAAGCTGGTGCTGATCGTGCCAAAGGGGAACCCGGCGCAAGTCAAAACGCCGCAGGATTTGCTCTCAGATCAGGTGAAGAAAATTTCCCTCGCCGGCGAAAAAGTTCCCGCCGGGAAGTACGCCGATCAGGCTCTCACCAAACTTGGACTTGTTGAAAAGCTGACCGCCGACCAGAAGATTGCCCGCGCGCAGGATGTGCGCGGAGCACTCAGCTTTGTGGAACGAGGCGAGGCCGAGGCTGGAATTGTCTACTCCACCGATGTGAAGGTGGCGCCGAACGTGGAAGTCGTTCATGAGTTCGATCCGGCGCTGCACGATGAAATTGTCTACGTCCTGGTGCTCCTCAAGCATGGTGCGAAGAATCCCGCGGCCGTTTCTTTCTTTGAATATCTGGAAGCGGATCGCGCCGAACCGATTTACTCTCAAGCCGGCTTCAGCCGTATCAAGTGA
- a CDS encoding DUF1552 domain-containing protein, translating to MSLNRRNFLRGAGVALALPWLESLAVAGPVASATPKRFLSVYHPDGVGLPLKSDPAWKDWSWFPRGGEKDFELTKVLDVLEPLRSEITIYSGLSHPAARKVHGHSNADQYLTGANIGGDGPYKNSISVDQVIAEHAGEFTRHASLVMSTNGGIGGPRGAQTQSYNREGRPIPAMNKPKQIFDTLFVTSGKDAHARLARSKSALDLLIENTRSLEKSLSKQDQQTLKQYLDAVRDTEVKLAKAQKWIDTPIPTIDTSKLNLQATPEEARLYFQTMYELIYLAFLSDSTRVATFQLGRENGEGPHDLLSKAVGLNGAHGLTHAVKQPDGWKNLGTYNRYQAEAFGVFVQRLKETPEPTGHGNMLDNTFAMHGSASSSFHLSRNYPIISAGGKNLGFTNGRYLKFGTGNEDNQAGAGIDTDAGWQSDAKVQEEALALLFTTLLQRFGVETDSFAGITGTLNRV from the coding sequence ATGAGCTTGAATCGTCGAAACTTCCTCCGTGGCGCCGGCGTCGCTTTGGCGTTGCCGTGGCTCGAGTCGTTGGCCGTGGCCGGTCCCGTTGCGAGCGCCACCCCGAAGCGGTTTCTGAGTGTCTATCATCCGGACGGCGTCGGCTTGCCGCTGAAGAGCGATCCGGCGTGGAAGGATTGGAGTTGGTTCCCGCGCGGCGGCGAAAAAGATTTCGAGCTGACGAAGGTGCTCGATGTGCTCGAGCCGCTACGGAGCGAAATCACCATTTACTCCGGCCTGTCGCACCCCGCCGCTCGCAAGGTGCATGGCCATTCCAATGCCGATCAATATCTGACCGGCGCGAACATCGGTGGCGATGGCCCGTACAAAAATTCGATCTCGGTCGATCAGGTCATCGCCGAGCATGCGGGCGAGTTCACGCGGCATGCGTCGCTGGTGATGTCGACCAACGGCGGGATTGGTGGCCCGCGTGGTGCGCAGACGCAATCGTACAATCGCGAAGGCCGCCCGATTCCGGCCATGAACAAGCCGAAGCAGATTTTCGACACGCTGTTTGTCACCAGCGGCAAGGATGCTCACGCTCGCCTCGCCCGCAGTAAGAGCGCGCTCGATCTGCTGATTGAGAATACGCGGTCGCTGGAGAAGTCGTTGTCGAAGCAGGATCAGCAAACGCTGAAGCAATATCTCGATGCGGTCCGCGACACCGAAGTGAAGCTTGCCAAAGCACAGAAGTGGATCGACACGCCGATTCCGACGATCGACACCAGCAAGCTCAACTTGCAAGCCACTCCGGAAGAAGCTCGCCTCTACTTCCAGACGATGTATGAACTGATTTATCTCGCCTTTCTCAGTGATTCAACGCGAGTCGCCACGTTCCAGCTCGGCCGCGAAAACGGCGAAGGGCCGCACGACCTACTCTCGAAGGCCGTCGGCCTGAACGGTGCGCATGGTCTGACGCACGCCGTCAAACAACCCGACGGCTGGAAGAATCTCGGCACCTACAACCGCTACCAGGCTGAAGCCTTCGGCGTCTTCGTTCAACGACTCAAGGAAACTCCCGAGCCGACCGGCCACGGCAACATGCTCGACAATACCTTCGCGATGCACGGTTCGGCGTCTAGTAGTTTTCACCTCTCGCGCAATTATCCGATCATTTCCGCCGGCGGGAAAAACCTGGGCTTTACCAACGGCCGCTACCTCAAGTTCGGCACGGGCAACGAAGACAACCAGGCTGGGGCGGGGATCGATACCGACGCTGGCTGGCAAAGCGACGCCAAGGTTCAAGAAGAAGCACTCGCCCTGCTGTTCACCACTCTGTTGCAGCGCTTCGGCGTCGAAACCGATTCGTTTGCGGGCATCACGGGAACGCTAAACCGGGTTTAA
- a CDS encoding PQQ-binding-like beta-propeller repeat protein has protein sequence MKTRSVRALLPILLIATSVAAAENWPGFRGPTGMGISQEKNLPLTWNANDSSNVLWKMPLPATLAEGKPDHNQSSPIIWGDRVFVTTAFWPKDRKGEEQPEQRVTCFRLNDGEQLWDTAVPPGPWKLSDLRGGYCAPTPVTDGERVYVVFGSSKLAAVDFLGKIAWEQDLPDWQAFDVAIASSPILHRGQLLVLADRNQKKSTLTAFEPATGKMLWESKRTGAFTHTTPVVIEAAGKSQLLVTASGELQALDPASGEKLWWCKTPGDVTSPVFANGLVYTDSGRGGPGILVAADGSGDVAATHVKWKLDQIPEGLSSPAIVGNLLFRLHNPGVLKCVDLTTGEEQYAQRLNGVSVSSSPIITPDGKLYFASAGKTFVVQAAPKYELLATNDLGDAAAPSGAVSDGKLVLKGKKHLWCVSQK, from the coding sequence ATGAAGACGCGCAGTGTACGAGCACTTCTCCCAATCCTGCTGATCGCGACTTCGGTTGCGGCGGCTGAAAACTGGCCGGGCTTTCGTGGACCGACCGGCATGGGGATCAGCCAGGAGAAAAACCTGCCCCTCACCTGGAACGCCAACGACAGCAGCAACGTGCTCTGGAAGATGCCGCTCCCCGCCACGCTGGCCGAGGGAAAGCCCGATCACAATCAATCGAGCCCCATCATCTGGGGCGATCGAGTTTTCGTGACGACCGCGTTCTGGCCCAAAGATCGCAAGGGTGAGGAACAGCCTGAGCAGCGCGTGACTTGCTTTCGGCTGAATGACGGAGAGCAGCTGTGGGACACGGCGGTGCCGCCAGGACCGTGGAAGCTCTCGGACTTGCGCGGCGGCTATTGCGCGCCGACGCCAGTAACGGACGGCGAGCGAGTGTATGTCGTGTTCGGCTCGTCGAAGCTGGCCGCGGTCGACTTCTTGGGAAAGATTGCCTGGGAACAAGACCTGCCCGATTGGCAAGCCTTTGATGTGGCAATTGCTTCGAGCCCGATTTTGCATCGCGGCCAATTGCTCGTCCTGGCTGATCGGAATCAAAAGAAATCGACCCTCACTGCCTTCGAGCCGGCAACTGGCAAGATGCTGTGGGAATCAAAACGAACAGGCGCCTTCACACACACCACGCCGGTCGTCATCGAAGCAGCTGGCAAATCGCAGCTGCTGGTGACTGCTTCGGGTGAATTGCAAGCGCTCGATCCGGCCAGCGGCGAGAAGCTGTGGTGGTGCAAAACACCCGGCGATGTCACTTCGCCGGTTTTTGCCAACGGCTTGGTTTACACCGACAGCGGTCGGGGCGGACCTGGCATTCTCGTCGCCGCCGACGGCAGCGGCGATGTCGCGGCCACACACGTGAAATGGAAGCTCGATCAAATCCCCGAGGGCCTCTCTTCGCCGGCCATCGTCGGCAACTTGCTCTTTCGCCTGCACAATCCGGGCGTGCTGAAGTGCGTCGATCTAACCACCGGCGAGGAACAATACGCCCAACGACTCAACGGCGTATCGGTGTCCTCAAGCCCCATCATCACTCCCGATGGCAAGCTCTATTTTGCCAGCGCCGGCAAAACCTTCGTCGTGCAGGCAGCTCCGAAGTACGAACTACTAGCAACGAATGACTTGGGCGATGCCGCAGCACCATCCGGCGCGGTGAGCGACGGCAAGCTAGTTCTTAAAGGCAAAAAACACCTCTGGTGCGTCTCTCAAAAATAG
- a CDS encoding sialidase family protein yields MIRFLSVMLLCIAVNSFAQEAKLEKGKWTVISDSTLAKVEKIGYPGKTAGVTVDPANGNVFMVVPDNGMWLSTDHGETFARVDDKKIGGRTETGYALNFDPAGKRLMCFMIYGSSALTTDGGKTWTASKTSHLDFGAVDWHATGKVFLSFRHENKDLLTLSTDEGQTWTDLQPGFSHLGVVSDKILLASKKKGILRSTDGGQTWTEVSDITPTARVSIVRDGTIYWASAKGLLTSKDEGKTWEVLAGSPPCVFGPYFGKTATEMMLVNKEGFHESTDGGKNWKPIAPLPDTFTVGPVGPNYAWDPQANILYASSMGKDTLRFVR; encoded by the coding sequence GTGATTCGATTCCTCTCCGTGATGTTGTTGTGCATAGCCGTAAACAGCTTTGCGCAGGAGGCAAAACTGGAAAAAGGAAAATGGACCGTCATTTCCGACAGCACGCTCGCCAAGGTCGAGAAGATTGGCTATCCCGGCAAGACAGCTGGCGTGACGGTCGACCCGGCGAATGGCAACGTTTTCATGGTCGTTCCTGATAACGGCATGTGGCTGAGCACCGATCACGGCGAGACATTTGCCCGCGTCGACGACAAGAAGATCGGTGGACGAACGGAGACGGGCTACGCGCTCAACTTCGACCCCGCCGGCAAGCGACTGATGTGCTTCATGATTTATGGCTCGAGTGCGCTGACGACCGACGGCGGCAAGACATGGACTGCGTCGAAGACCAGCCATCTCGATTTTGGCGCGGTCGATTGGCATGCGACCGGCAAAGTGTTTCTCTCGTTTCGCCATGAGAACAAGGATCTGCTCACGCTCTCGACCGATGAGGGGCAAACGTGGACCGATCTGCAGCCCGGCTTTTCGCACTTGGGGGTGGTGAGCGACAAGATTCTGCTGGCCAGCAAAAAGAAAGGAATACTACGGAGCACTGACGGCGGGCAAACGTGGACGGAGGTTTCTGACATCACGCCCACCGCGCGCGTGTCGATCGTGCGCGACGGCACGATCTATTGGGCATCGGCCAAAGGGCTGCTGACGAGCAAAGACGAAGGGAAGACTTGGGAAGTGCTGGCCGGTTCACCGCCGTGCGTCTTCGGTCCTTATTTCGGCAAAACTGCCACCGAAATGATGCTCGTGAACAAGGAAGGCTTTCACGAGTCGACCGATGGCGGCAAAAACTGGAAGCCGATCGCGCCGCTGCCGGATACATTTACCGTCGGCCCGGTCGGCCCGAACTATGCCTGGGATCCGCAAGCGAACATTCTGTACGCATCGTCGATGGGCAAAGACACGCTGCGATTTGTCCGCTAA
- the modB gene encoding molybdate ABC transporter permease subunit → MSAEEWQATRLTLLVAFTAVTISLPLAIAVAWLLAKVRVPGKFILETVINLPLVMPPVITGYLLLILFGRRGYLGRLLEDTLGLRLIFDWKGAALASAIVGFPLLVRPIRQAFEALDNRLLLAAQTLGAKPADSFFTIALPLAIPGILSGSVLAFARSMGEFGATIMIAGNIPGETRTIPLFVYTQLDAPDGFANVYRLIVVSIGISALALLSGELLERLGRRRLQGAAD, encoded by the coding sequence ATGAGTGCTGAAGAATGGCAAGCGACACGGCTGACGCTGCTCGTGGCGTTCACCGCGGTCACGATCAGCCTGCCACTCGCCATCGCCGTTGCCTGGCTCCTTGCGAAGGTGCGTGTCCCGGGCAAATTCATCCTCGAAACGGTGATCAACCTGCCGTTGGTCATGCCTCCGGTGATCACCGGCTATCTGCTCTTGATTCTCTTTGGCCGCCGCGGCTACCTGGGGCGTCTGCTGGAGGATACGCTCGGGCTGCGCCTGATCTTCGACTGGAAAGGGGCCGCGCTGGCTTCGGCTATCGTCGGTTTTCCGCTTCTGGTCCGGCCCATCCGCCAAGCCTTTGAAGCTCTCGACAACCGTTTGCTCCTCGCAGCGCAAACCCTCGGCGCAAAGCCCGCCGATAGTTTTTTCACGATCGCGCTTCCCCTGGCGATTCCGGGAATCTTAAGCGGCAGCGTGCTGGCCTTTGCCCGCAGCATGGGTGAGTTCGGCGCGACGATCATGATCGCCGGCAACATTCCCGGCGAGACGCGGACGATTCCGCTGTTTGTTTACACCCAGCTCGATGCACCCGACGGGTTTGCCAATGTGTATCGCTTGATCGTGGTCTCGATCGGGATCTCGGCGCTGGCGTTACTCTCGGGAGAACTACTCGAACGATTAGGTCGGCGGCGACTGCAAGGAGCCGCGGACTAA
- a CDS encoding DoxX family protein → MKSISKFLLAALMLGAGAMHFAQSDFFTSIMPPYLPWHRELVYISGVAEAALGLLLIAPRFSRPAAWGIIALLIAVFPANIYLYQHQELLPAPPMVHFLRLPLQAVLILWAFWHTR, encoded by the coding sequence TTGAAGTCGATTTCCAAGTTTCTTCTGGCGGCTCTGATGTTGGGAGCCGGTGCGATGCACTTCGCGCAGTCTGACTTTTTCACGAGCATCATGCCGCCGTATCTTCCGTGGCATCGCGAGTTGGTCTACATCAGCGGAGTTGCCGAAGCAGCGTTGGGCTTGTTGCTCATCGCCCCACGATTCTCACGCCCGGCGGCTTGGGGCATCATCGCCCTTTTGATCGCCGTGTTTCCGGCAAACATCTACCTTTACCAGCACCAAGAGTTGCTTCCCGCCCCGCCCATGGTCCATTTTCTTCGGCTTCCCCTGCAAGCCGTTCTCATACTTTGGGCGTTCTGGCATACGCGGTAA
- a CDS encoding DUF1592 domain-containing protein has protein sequence MRTLISTILLISAGGMACHAQAADSTSPTFAEVREAGRAKSLFLKEAEKKAESTPAIPTANLDHFRKSIGPILAQKCVACHGPDATMGNLRVDKLNPDLLTGTDVDRWRGIYKVLSNSEMPPEDEADYKLADADRKLIVDWLSEEMSKASLVRRSRAEHSSFRRMTKYEYNYVLQDLLGLSYPIANSLPPETASEDGFKNSSDLLQMSPQQLEAYRDLGLKALQRVTVIGERPKPTTYLISPAEMINKTKGDKAKRFNKSDDSYRNQRHRTHLLNQETGDGSQFTEGSVAPKAGEFAGHNPDASPVVIILPRNNELKLNLDRFLPDEGMMRVRIRAGRSTNDPDEYASLRLIFSAHTSNNANFSNIISQRDLPVTAAADKPEFVEFDIPLSEIQRNPFRKLETTFPRRDEFLHIRNESNAQRKEPLQVVIDYIEISAPHFDQWPPQSHLNIFIESQNKSDEQAYGREVLAKFLLRAWRRPIAAEEITPFMELFAKFRADFDSFEPAMLEVLATALASPEFLYLTQKSPAPEEKKPATISDQELATRLSFFLWSSVPDDELLQLAREGKLKDPVVLNSQVDRMLADPRAERFSQHFVEQWLGLDGLESVTHVKDAALREAMRQEPIAFFREALRNNSSVMDFLHSDYVVVNERLANHYGIPKVFGTEFRKVASSADIHRGGVLTAAALLTMNSDGSDSHPLKRGVWLLKRVLLDPPPPPPAAVPKVDLTDPRILEMTLKERIADHRNKAACISCHSRIDPWGIAFENYDALGTWRTSIKNKPVDATSTLFNKQELAGVDGLKRHLLADRQDQFSRAMVHKMAAYALGRPLTFADHADIDGLTAQFRKKNDGLADLIHLVVSSDLFNSK, from the coding sequence ATGCGCACTCTGATCAGCACGATTCTGTTGATATCGGCAGGCGGAATGGCTTGCCACGCGCAGGCCGCAGACAGCACATCGCCGACTTTCGCTGAGGTGCGTGAAGCTGGGCGAGCGAAGTCGCTGTTCTTAAAGGAAGCCGAGAAGAAGGCGGAGTCGACGCCGGCCATTCCCACCGCCAATCTCGATCACTTCCGCAAATCGATCGGGCCGATCCTCGCGCAGAAGTGCGTCGCTTGTCACGGTCCGGATGCGACGATGGGAAATCTGCGCGTCGACAAGCTGAATCCCGATTTGCTCACGGGGACCGACGTCGATCGCTGGCGAGGCATCTACAAGGTCCTCAGCAATTCCGAAATGCCCCCCGAAGACGAAGCCGATTACAAGCTGGCCGATGCCGATCGCAAGTTGATTGTCGATTGGCTTAGCGAAGAGATGAGCAAGGCCTCGTTGGTTCGTCGCAGCCGCGCCGAGCACTCTTCGTTTCGCCGCATGACGAAATACGAATACAACTACGTCCTGCAAGACCTACTCGGCCTGTCGTACCCGATTGCCAACAGCTTGCCGCCCGAGACTGCTTCGGAGGACGGTTTTAAAAACAGTTCCGACTTGCTGCAGATGTCGCCGCAGCAACTCGAAGCCTACCGCGATCTCGGCTTGAAAGCGCTGCAGCGCGTGACCGTGATTGGCGAACGGCCCAAGCCGACCACTTATCTCATTTCGCCCGCAGAAATGATCAACAAGACCAAAGGGGATAAGGCCAAGCGGTTCAACAAGTCGGACGATAGCTATCGCAATCAACGGCACCGCACGCACCTGCTGAATCAAGAGACAGGTGACGGCAGCCAGTTCACCGAAGGAAGCGTCGCTCCCAAAGCGGGCGAGTTCGCCGGCCATAATCCGGATGCTTCGCCGGTGGTCATCATCCTGCCGCGCAACAACGAACTGAAACTAAACCTCGATCGCTTCCTGCCCGACGAAGGGATGATGCGCGTGCGAATTCGGGCTGGCCGCAGCACGAACGACCCCGACGAGTATGCCAGCTTACGACTGATCTTCAGCGCTCACACGAGCAACAACGCCAACTTCTCGAACATCATCAGCCAGCGCGACCTGCCCGTCACCGCGGCCGCAGACAAGCCGGAGTTCGTCGAGTTCGACATCCCGCTCAGTGAAATCCAGCGCAATCCGTTTCGCAAACTCGAAACGACTTTTCCACGGCGGGATGAGTTCCTGCACATTCGCAATGAATCGAATGCGCAACGCAAAGAGCCGCTGCAGGTCGTCATCGATTACATCGAAATCAGCGCGCCCCACTTCGATCAATGGCCGCCACAGAGCCATCTCAACATCTTTATCGAGAGCCAGAATAAGAGCGACGAACAGGCTTATGGCCGAGAAGTACTCGCGAAGTTTTTGCTGCGCGCCTGGCGACGGCCTATTGCGGCGGAGGAGATCACTCCGTTCATGGAGTTGTTCGCCAAGTTTCGCGCGGATTTCGATTCATTCGAACCAGCGATGCTGGAAGTGCTCGCCACGGCCTTGGCCTCGCCGGAGTTCCTCTATCTGACTCAGAAGTCGCCCGCACCCGAAGAGAAGAAGCCGGCCACGATCAGCGATCAGGAATTGGCGACTCGGCTGTCGTTCTTCTTGTGGTCGAGCGTGCCCGATGATGAACTGCTGCAACTCGCTCGCGAAGGGAAGCTCAAAGATCCCGTTGTGTTGAATTCGCAAGTCGACCGCATGCTGGCCGATCCGCGGGCCGAACGCTTCTCGCAACATTTTGTGGAACAATGGCTGGGGCTCGATGGACTGGAGAGCGTCACGCATGTGAAGGACGCCGCGCTCCGCGAGGCGATGCGACAGGAGCCGATCGCGTTTTTCCGCGAAGCCCTCCGCAACAACAGCAGCGTGATGGACTTTTTGCATTCCGATTACGTCGTCGTCAACGAGCGACTGGCAAATCACTACGGCATTCCGAAGGTCTTCGGCACCGAGTTTCGCAAAGTGGCTAGTTCGGCCGATATTCATCGCGGCGGCGTGTTGACCGCGGCTGCTTTGCTCACGATGAATTCCGACGGCAGCGATTCGCATCCTCTCAAACGCGGCGTGTGGCTGCTGAAGCGCGTGCTGCTCGATCCGCCGCCACCGCCACCTGCCGCGGTACCCAAAGTCGACCTCACCGATCCTCGCATTCTCGAGATGACGCTCAAGGAACGGATCGCCGACCATCGCAACAAGGCCGCCTGCATTTCTTGCCACTCGCGCATCGATCCCTGGGGCATCGCGTTCGAGAACTACGACGCGCTCGGCACTTGGCGGACAAGCATCAAGAACAAACCGGTCGACGCCACGTCGACGCTGTTCAACAAACAAGAACTCGCTGGAGTGGATGGCCTTAAACGGCACTTGCTGGCCGATCGGCAGGATCAATTTTCCCGGGCCATGGTTCACAAAATGGCTGCGTATGCTCTTGGTCGGCCGCTGACTTTTGCCGATCATGCCGATATCGACGGCCTGACGGCCCAGTTTCGAAAAAAGAACGACGGCCTGGCCGATTTGATACATTTGGTCGTGAGCAGCGATTTGTTTAACTCGAAATAG